One Paracidovorax avenae ATCC 19860 genomic region harbors:
- a CDS encoding heparan-alpha-glucosaminide N-acetyltransferase, giving the protein MARPSRIHTPPLSQTPGGNARADAVDALRGVAMVWMTVFHFCFDLSHFGYWPQDFRGDPAWTMQRTAIVSLFLFCAGLGQALAWQQGVGWRRFGQRWVRIAGCALLVSAGSYLMFPRSYIHFGVLHGMAVMLVVARCTAGWGGWLWPAGALALAAPWAGGWLLTGPTADWAPWFNSNALNWLGVVSRKPFTEDYVPVLPWLGVMWWGLAAGQWALRRRPGWLAMPVHRNVRPLAVLGSWSLSYYMLHQPVLIGALLATGWLLGRP; this is encoded by the coding sequence ATGGCACGTCCTTCCCGAATCCATACCCCACCCCTGTCGCAGACCCCTGGCGGCAACGCGCGCGCCGACGCCGTCGATGCGCTGCGCGGCGTCGCCATGGTCTGGATGACCGTCTTCCACTTCTGCTTCGACCTCAGCCACTTCGGCTACTGGCCGCAGGATTTCCGGGGCGACCCGGCCTGGACGATGCAGCGGACGGCCATCGTCAGCCTGTTCCTCTTCTGCGCAGGACTGGGCCAGGCGCTCGCCTGGCAGCAGGGCGTGGGCTGGCGCCGGTTCGGCCAGCGCTGGGTGCGGATCGCCGGCTGCGCATTGCTGGTGAGCGCCGGGTCCTACCTCATGTTCCCGCGCAGCTACATCCATTTCGGCGTGCTGCACGGCATGGCCGTGATGCTGGTGGTGGCCCGCTGTACGGCGGGGTGGGGCGGCTGGCTGTGGCCGGCCGGCGCCCTGGCCCTGGCGGCACCGTGGGCGGGTGGGTGGTTGCTGACCGGGCCGACGGCCGACTGGGCGCCCTGGTTCAACAGCAATGCGCTGAACTGGCTGGGCGTGGTGTCCCGCAAGCCGTTCACCGAAGACTACGTGCCCGTGCTGCCGTGGCTGGGCGTGATGTGGTGGGGGCTGGCCGCAGGGCAGTGGGCGCTGCGCCGCCGTCCGGGCTGGCTGGCGATGCCGGTGCACCGGAATGTGCGCCCCCTGGCGGTGCTGGGGAGCTGGAGCCTGAGCTACTACATGCTGCACCAGCCGGTGCTCATCGGCGCGTTGCTGGCCACGGGGTGGCTGCTGGGCCGCCCATGA
- a CDS encoding SGNH/GDSL hydrolase family protein: MAIPRTMMSLRPGWVVEDRSAIGLLMQDLILGYKEPYPDAPADAYPLGPQPPFNAIRRRGQIIVIGLGLNDALEMRSVEQYEADLRDALRIVHSEWRTPILTGIVDVPVADLFTPERVQRRHELNQVTLRVAEQMGVSHARWGEDYRGVGDVIDNIHRTQAASDRLAALLVEAIERTF; this comes from the coding sequence ATGGCCATTCCCCGAACCATGATGTCCCTGCGGCCCGGCTGGGTGGTCGAAGACCGCTCCGCCATCGGCCTGCTGATGCAGGATCTGATCCTCGGCTACAAGGAGCCGTACCCGGATGCGCCGGCAGATGCCTATCCGCTCGGGCCGCAGCCGCCCTTCAACGCCATCCGTCGCAGGGGACAGATCATCGTGATCGGCCTCGGGCTCAACGATGCCCTGGAAATGCGCAGCGTCGAACAATACGAGGCCGACCTGCGCGATGCCCTGCGGATCGTCCATTCCGAGTGGCGCACGCCCATCCTGACCGGCATCGTGGACGTGCCGGTGGCCGACCTCTTCACGCCAGAGCGCGTACAGCGCCGCCACGAGCTGAACCAGGTGACCCTCCGGGTGGCCGAGCAGATGGGGGTCTCGCACGCGCGCTGGGGAGAGGACTACCGCGGCGTGGGCGACGTGATCGACAACATCCATCGCACGCAGGCTGCCAGCGACCGGCTGGCAGCGCTGCTGGTCGAGGCCATCGAGCGCACTTTCTGA